A genome region from Mycobacterium florentinum includes the following:
- a CDS encoding arylsulfatase: protein MSEVHALVIVAGYQGLDAARQDFETLIGRAKDKSVAVRDAVLVGKDAEGNRVFVDSGNRLGRRGAKWGAGAGLAVGLLSPVSVATAAVGAAAGALAGTFLNQKIKGGLSDKIGEQMATDGAVIITVVPGESRLAVEQVLAGSPMKSVAELGHSTLRGFGAALEEAMGKFNPDRTRLPIPQRSFGGTVGRTVAESVGDWTIVPGASAPDGAPNVLIVLIDDAGFGGPDTFGGAIHTPTLSRVAQNGLAYNRFHVTAVCSPTRAALLTGRNHHRVGFGSVCEFPGPYPGYSTAKPRSCAALPRILRDNGYVTGAFGKWHLTPDNVQGAAGPFDNWPLGWGFDHFWGFPSGAAGQYDPIISQDNSVLGIPQGQDDKPYYFPDDLTDKAVQWLHTVRAANATKPWMMYYSTGATHAPHHVFAEWADKYRGQFDEGWDVYREKTFERQKQLGIVPADAELTERPDLFPAWDSLSDTQRKLYARQMEVFAGFSENADWNVGRLLDAIDDLGESDNTLVFYIWGDNGASMEGTNTGSFNEMTFINGLDLTAEQQLQLIEQYGGIEALGDEDTAPHFASAWAHANNTPYQWGKQMGSHLGGTRDPMVVAWPSRIRPDAQVRDQFTHCIDIAPTVLEAIGLPEPSSVDGFEQEPMDGTSFVHTFDDAAAQERHTVQYFENFGSRALYKDGWWACARLDKAPWDLSPQTMQRFAPGNYNPDDDIWELYYLPDDFSQANDLAAEHPDKLAELQQLWWQEAENNRVLPLLGGLAVMFGDLPPLPTTARFTFSGGVQNIQRGMVPRIFGRSYAIEARLHIPDEGAQGVLVANADFMGGFALWVDEERKLHHTYSFLGVETYRQVSTEALPVGDLTVRMLFESAQPVVGSGGRVTLWADDRLIGEGELPQTVSLAFTSYAGMDIGRDNGLVVDRDYEDRAPYAFTGTVKEVVFDLMPVPVNVEKELHEHASVQAVGQGAAG from the coding sequence ATGAGCGAAGTGCACGCGCTGGTCATCGTCGCCGGCTATCAGGGACTCGATGCTGCCCGTCAGGACTTTGAAACGCTGATCGGCCGCGCCAAGGACAAAAGTGTCGCGGTGCGCGACGCGGTGCTGGTCGGCAAGGACGCCGAGGGCAATCGCGTGTTCGTGGACAGCGGCAATCGCCTGGGCCGTCGCGGCGCCAAGTGGGGCGCGGGGGCGGGGCTGGCGGTCGGCCTGCTCTCGCCGGTGTCGGTGGCCACGGCGGCCGTCGGCGCCGCGGCCGGGGCCCTGGCGGGTACCTTCTTGAACCAGAAGATCAAGGGCGGGCTGTCCGACAAGATCGGGGAGCAGATGGCGACCGACGGCGCCGTGATCATCACCGTGGTCCCGGGCGAGTCCCGGCTGGCCGTCGAGCAGGTGCTGGCCGGATCACCGATGAAATCTGTTGCGGAGCTGGGTCACTCGACATTGCGCGGCTTCGGCGCGGCGCTCGAAGAGGCGATGGGCAAATTCAACCCGGACCGCACCCGGCTGCCGATACCCCAGCGCAGCTTCGGCGGCACGGTGGGCCGCACCGTGGCCGAGTCGGTTGGGGACTGGACGATCGTGCCCGGCGCGTCCGCGCCCGACGGTGCACCGAACGTGCTGATCGTGCTGATCGACGACGCCGGGTTCGGCGGCCCGGACACCTTCGGCGGTGCCATCCACACCCCGACGTTGTCGCGGGTCGCGCAGAATGGATTGGCCTACAACCGTTTTCACGTCACCGCAGTGTGCTCGCCGACTCGTGCGGCGTTGCTGACCGGGCGCAACCACCACCGGGTCGGGTTCGGATCGGTCTGCGAGTTCCCCGGTCCCTACCCGGGCTACTCGACCGCCAAGCCGCGCAGTTGTGCCGCGCTGCCGCGCATTCTGCGCGACAACGGTTATGTCACAGGCGCTTTCGGTAAGTGGCATCTGACCCCGGACAACGTGCAAGGGGCGGCGGGGCCGTTCGACAACTGGCCGCTCGGTTGGGGATTCGACCACTTCTGGGGTTTCCCGTCGGGAGCGGCAGGCCAGTACGACCCGATCATCAGCCAGGACAACTCCGTCCTCGGCATCCCGCAGGGGCAAGACGACAAGCCGTACTACTTCCCCGACGATCTCACCGACAAGGCCGTGCAGTGGCTGCACACCGTCCGCGCCGCCAACGCCACCAAGCCGTGGATGATGTACTACTCCACCGGTGCCACCCACGCGCCGCACCACGTGTTCGCCGAGTGGGCCGACAAGTACCGGGGCCAGTTCGACGAGGGCTGGGATGTGTACCGGGAGAAGACATTCGAACGGCAGAAGCAGCTCGGCATCGTCCCAGCCGACGCCGAACTCACCGAGCGGCCCGATCTCTTCCCGGCGTGGGACAGCCTGTCGGATACTCAGCGCAAGCTCTATGCCCGGCAGATGGAGGTGTTCGCGGGGTTCTCGGAAAACGCGGACTGGAACGTCGGTCGCCTGCTCGATGCGATCGACGATCTCGGCGAGTCCGACAACACGCTCGTCTTCTACATCTGGGGCGACAACGGCGCCAGCATGGAGGGCACCAACACGGGTTCGTTCAACGAGATGACGTTCATCAACGGCCTGGACCTCACCGCCGAACAGCAGTTGCAGCTCATCGAGCAATACGGTGGGATCGAGGCGCTCGGCGACGAGGACACCGCACCGCACTTCGCGAGCGCCTGGGCGCACGCCAACAACACCCCGTACCAGTGGGGCAAGCAGATGGGCAGCCACCTCGGCGGCACCCGCGATCCGATGGTGGTGGCCTGGCCCAGCCGGATCCGGCCCGACGCGCAAGTGCGCGACCAGTTCACACACTGCATCGACATTGCGCCAACCGTGTTGGAGGCCATCGGTTTACCGGAACCGAGCAGTGTCGACGGCTTCGAGCAGGAGCCGATGGACGGAACCAGTTTCGTCCACACCTTCGACGACGCGGCGGCCCAAGAGCGGCACACCGTGCAGTACTTCGAGAACTTCGGCAGCCGCGCCCTCTACAAGGACGGGTGGTGGGCGTGCGCCCGGCTGGACAAGGCGCCCTGGGACCTGTCGCCGCAGACGATGCAGCGGTTCGCGCCCGGCAACTACAACCCCGACGACGACATCTGGGAGCTGTATTACCTGCCCGACGACTTCTCACAGGCCAACGACCTGGCCGCCGAGCACCCCGACAAGCTCGCAGAGCTGCAACAACTTTGGTGGCAAGAAGCCGAAAACAACCGGGTACTGCCACTACTCGGCGGGCTTGCGGTGATGTTCGGTGACCTGCCGCCGCTGCCCACCACCGCGCGGTTCACCTTCTCCGGCGGTGTGCAGAACATTCAGCGCGGCATGGTGCCGCGGATCTTCGGCCGTTCGTACGCGATCGAGGCGCGGCTGCACATCCCCGACGAGGGCGCACAGGGGGTGCTCGTCGCCAACGCCGATTTCATGGGCGGGTTCGCGTTGTGGGTCGACGAGGAACGCAAACTGCACCACACGTATTCGTTCCTGGGAGTCGAGACCTATCGGCAGGTATCGACCGAGGCGCTTCCCGTCGGCGATCTGACCGTGCGGATGCTGTTCGAATCGGCGCAGCCCGTCGTCGGTTCCGGTGGGCGCGTGACGCTCTGGGCCGACGATCGGTTGATCGGCGAGGGGGAACTGCCCCAAACGGTGAGCCTGGCCTTCACGTCCTACGCCGGGATGGACATCGGGCGGGACAACGGGTTGGTCGTCGACCGCGACTACGAGGACCGGGCGCCCTACGCGTTCACCGGAACCGTCAAAGAGGTCGTCTTCGACCTGATGCCGGTTCCGGTGAACGTCGAGAAGGAGCTACACGAGCACGCGTCCGTCCAAGCGGTCGGACAGGGCGCCGCTGGCTAG
- the mgtA gene encoding magnesium-translocating P-type ATPase, protein MNSDALTTKQVAAATVGDVLGWLDSSADGLPEAEASARRARCGPNAVRTHRVNAFAVLGRQLRSAVLILLAGTAVVSFFLGDSMQAVIIGVILAVSIGLGFVNEYRAERAADELHAGMRHRAVVRRDGEFVSVGVTELVPGDVIRLSLGEAVPADVRLIDVSGLECNESILTGESIGAEKSPQPIAADAELADSTDVAFMGAIVSAGEGSGVVFATGRNAEFGRIAAGLDDRPPETGFQVGLRRFSYLLLQVAIALVVIILISNLLLRKPVIDSVLFSLAIAVGITPQLLPAVVSTSLATGSRQLAKAKVLVKRLVCIEDLGDVDILITDKTGTLTEGRIRLVDTIDPFGAHSDSVRRLGLLATDVDPESGGVSANPLDAALWESPLPQQLLGDGVRRVATMPFDHERRATSALVDDNGKTVLVVKGAPEQLLSQCQPAAAAAQDTLAALFAAGRRVVAVAAKPAAGLTAITRDDERDLVLAGFLVFADEPKSAARQSLSELAGLGIELKVATGDNPRVAEKVCSDLGLTSKGTITGAQLEPLGDDAFVDAARDHTIFARISPEQKARLIASLRRTGRSVGFLGDGVNDALALHAADVGISVDSATDVAKDAADVVLLEKDLSVLATGVAEGRRIFANTIKYVLMGTSSNFGNMFSAAAASALLPFLPMLPSQILLNNLLYDSSQLAIPTDRVDDEQLHAPSHWNVAFIRRFMLTFGPISSLFDFLTFGLMLGVLHAGVVEFRTGWFVESLATQTLIIFAVRTRKVPFFRSRPSAWLAITSISVVAIGVLLTISPLAVTLGFTPLPWQFFVVLGGFVLSYLVLVELAKVIFYAEPIHLAGQPHRTRGRTHRIRRRAARFHSFTA, encoded by the coding sequence ATGAACTCCGATGCCCTGACCACCAAGCAGGTTGCCGCGGCCACGGTCGGCGACGTCTTGGGCTGGTTGGACAGTTCGGCCGACGGATTACCCGAGGCCGAGGCCTCGGCCCGGCGGGCGCGCTGCGGACCGAATGCGGTGCGGACCCACCGTGTCAACGCGTTCGCGGTGTTGGGCCGTCAATTGCGCAGCGCGGTGCTGATCTTGTTGGCCGGCACCGCGGTGGTCTCCTTCTTTCTCGGCGACAGCATGCAGGCGGTCATCATCGGCGTGATCCTGGCGGTCAGCATCGGGCTGGGGTTCGTCAACGAGTATCGCGCCGAGCGGGCCGCCGACGAGTTGCACGCGGGGATGCGGCACCGGGCCGTCGTGCGTCGCGACGGGGAATTCGTCAGTGTCGGCGTCACCGAGTTGGTGCCCGGCGACGTGATCCGGTTGTCGTTGGGTGAGGCCGTTCCGGCCGATGTCCGGCTCATCGACGTCAGCGGCCTGGAATGCAACGAAAGCATCCTGACCGGCGAATCGATCGGCGCGGAGAAATCCCCGCAGCCGATCGCCGCGGACGCCGAACTGGCGGACTCAACCGACGTGGCCTTCATGGGCGCCATCGTCAGCGCCGGGGAGGGCAGCGGAGTGGTGTTCGCCACCGGCCGTAACGCCGAATTCGGGCGGATTGCAGCGGGTTTGGATGATAGGCCACCCGAAACCGGGTTCCAGGTCGGCCTGCGCCGGTTCTCCTACCTGTTGTTGCAAGTCGCGATCGCGCTGGTGGTGATCATCTTGATCAGCAACCTGCTGTTGCGCAAACCGGTGATCGATTCGGTCCTGTTCTCGTTGGCGATCGCCGTCGGCATTACGCCGCAACTGCTACCCGCCGTGGTCAGCACCAGTCTCGCGACCGGGTCTCGGCAACTGGCCAAGGCGAAAGTACTCGTCAAGCGGTTGGTGTGCATCGAAGATCTCGGCGACGTCGACATCCTGATCACCGATAAGACCGGTACTTTGACCGAAGGCCGGATCCGGCTGGTCGATACGATCGACCCGTTCGGCGCCCACAGCGATTCGGTCCGGCGGCTCGGGTTGTTGGCCACCGATGTCGACCCCGAATCCGGTGGCGTCAGCGCCAATCCGCTTGACGCGGCGCTGTGGGAATCCCCGCTGCCGCAACAGTTGCTGGGAGATGGTGTGCGCCGGGTCGCGACGATGCCGTTCGACCATGAGCGGCGGGCGACCTCAGCGTTGGTCGACGACAACGGGAAAACGGTGCTGGTGGTCAAGGGCGCGCCCGAGCAGCTGCTGAGTCAATGCCAGCCGGCCGCGGCGGCCGCGCAGGACACCCTTGCGGCCCTGTTCGCGGCCGGGCGCCGGGTGGTGGCCGTGGCCGCCAAACCCGCGGCCGGGCTCACCGCGATCACCCGCGACGACGAGCGCGATCTGGTGTTGGCGGGGTTTCTGGTGTTTGCCGATGAGCCCAAATCGGCCGCCCGCCAGTCCCTGTCCGAGCTTGCCGGGCTGGGTATCGAGCTCAAGGTCGCCACGGGTGACAATCCGCGGGTCGCCGAAAAGGTTTGCAGCGATCTCGGTTTGACATCCAAGGGCACCATCACCGGCGCACAGCTCGAGCCCCTCGGCGACGACGCGTTCGTCGACGCCGCGCGAGACCACACCATCTTCGCCCGCATCTCCCCCGAGCAGAAGGCACGCCTGATCGCCTCGCTGCGCCGAACCGGGCGATCGGTCGGATTCCTGGGCGACGGTGTCAACGACGCGCTGGCCCTGCACGCGGCCGACGTGGGAATCTCGGTCGACAGCGCTACCGACGTCGCCAAGGATGCGGCCGACGTGGTCCTGCTGGAAAAGGACCTGAGCGTCCTGGCCACCGGGGTGGCCGAGGGCCGGCGAATTTTCGCCAACACCATCAAATACGTGCTGATGGGTACATCGAGCAACTTCGGCAACATGTTCAGCGCTGCCGCCGCGTCGGCACTCTTGCCGTTTCTGCCGATGCTGCCCAGCCAGATCCTGTTGAATAATCTGCTCTACGACTCCTCGCAGCTCGCGATTCCCACCGACCGGGTCGACGACGAGCAGCTGCACGCGCCGTCGCACTGGAACGTCGCGTTCATCCGGCGGTTCATGCTGACGTTCGGCCCGATCAGTTCGCTGTTCGACTTCTTGACCTTCGGGTTGATGCTGGGAGTTCTGCACGCCGGCGTCGTCGAATTTCGCACCGGCTGGTTCGTGGAATCGCTTGCGACCCAGACGCTGATCATCTTCGCTGTCCGCACCCGAAAGGTTCCGTTCTTCCGCAGCCGACCGAGCGCGTGGCTGGCGATCACCAGCATCTCGGTGGTCGCCATCGGCGTCCTGCTTACGATTTCGCCGCTTGCCGTGACCCTCGGTTTTACGCCGCTGCCCTGGCAATTCTTTGTGGTGCTCGGCGGCTTCGTCCTCAGCTACCTCGTACTCGTGGAGCTGGCCAAGGTGATTTTCTACGCCGAGCCGATCCATCTCGCCGGGCAGCCACATCGCACTCGTGGGCGGACTCACCGCATTCGGCGACGTGCCGCACGCTTCCACAGCTTCACCGCATAA